TTTGATTTCGACGATGAGTTGAGCGCGGAACAGACCGCCCCCGGCCGCGTCGACGCATTAAAAATCGAAAAGTCAATGACCGAACTGCTCCGCGCGCTCGGCGAAGATCCCGGGCGCGACGGCTTGAAAAACACGCCGCGCCGCGTGGCGCGCATGTACGTTGAACTGCTGGCGGGCTACTCGGCGGACCCTGCCGCCATGATCAATGGCGCGCTCTTCGATGTCCAATACGACGAAATGGTGCTGGTGCGCGATATCGAGTTTTATAGTTTGTGCGAACACCATCTCCTCCCCTTCACCGGGCGCGCCCACGTGGCCTACATCCCCAACGGCAAAGTGCTGGGTATCTCGAAGATCCCGCGCGTGGTGGAGATGTACGCCCGCCGGCTCCAGGTGCAGGAGCGCATGACCCGCCAGATCGCGGATTTTCTGCGCGATCTCCTCAAGCCGCAGGGCGTGGCGGTCGTCATCGAGGCGATGCACATGTGCATGATGATGCGCGGCGTCAAAACGCACACCGCCCGCATGACCACTTCGGCCATGCACGGCGCCTTCCGCGCCAACCTGGCCACCCGCGAAGAATTTTTGGCGAACATCTCGCGCGGTTCGGGGCCGCTGCGCCTCTAACGCCGCCGCCGTTCGACCTCCACCGCCACCGAAGCCGCCTCCGCCACCGCCCCGGGCTTATCCACGCGGACGACGACCCTCGTCACCTTCGGCTCTTCGAGACATAATTCCGCCAGGTCGTTCGCCAGCGCCTCGACCGTTTCCCGCGCCGCGTTTTCCACGCAGGCGCGGATTTTTTTGGCAAGCGCGCTGTAATCCACGCAGTCGGCGATGTCGTCTGTGCGCGCCGCGCGGCGCGTGTCGGCGTATGCCGCGACGTTGACGACGATCTCACGCGGCGTCGTCCGCTCCCAACTGTGGATGCCGAGGATACCGCGCGCTTTCAAATCCTGGATGATCACTTTGTCCATTGTCAAACTC
This DNA window, taken from Candidatus Denitrolinea symbiosum, encodes the following:
- a CDS encoding GTP cyclohydrolase I FolE encodes the protein MEPFDFDDELSAEQTAPGRVDALKIEKSMTELLRALGEDPGRDGLKNTPRRVARMYVELLAGYSADPAAMINGALFDVQYDEMVLVRDIEFYSLCEHHLLPFTGRAHVAYIPNGKVLGISKIPRVVEMYARRLQVQERMTRQIADFLRDLLKPQGVAVVIEAMHMCMMMRGVKTHTARMTTSAMHGAFRANLATREEFLANISRGSGPLRL
- a CDS encoding dihydroneopterin aldolase, whose protein sequence is MDKVIIQDLKARGILGIHSWERTTPREIVVNVAAYADTRRAARTDDIADCVDYSALAKKIRACVENAARETVEALANDLAELCLEEPKVTRVVVRVDKPGAVAEAASVAVEVERRRR